One Calditerrivibrio sp. genomic window carries:
- a CDS encoding NAD(+)--dinitrogen-reductase ADP-D-ribosyltransferase: MNILQNYCHSKNKVNLPSYLIACKEYNNFIDIDSELKIDGVIEYHRDLFNRILECESLHESAEIFDRYMKELFHLNEKIKNKPVNSYIKILRGWLFDSNRPEGAVLKGWVESRFGLIPTFHKGKITSLDCENYLRYLQERMKSEVSSNLIDHQFDLLYTYTQYCIKNFFRKYIPYITLYRGVNKIEEYEILEKKNNSYTLLINNISSFSLSREIAETFGDFIIEIKVPFTKIVFFQDVLPILKFSGEMEIIVIGGIYNAKISYF, from the coding sequence ATGAATATATTGCAAAATTACTGCCACTCCAAAAACAAGGTTAATCTCCCATCATACCTCATCGCCTGTAAAGAGTATAACAATTTTATAGACATCGACTCAGAACTTAAAATTGATGGTGTCATAGAATACCATAGAGATCTGTTCAATAGAATATTGGAATGCGAGTCTTTACATGAATCTGCTGAAATATTTGACAGGTACATGAAAGAACTCTTTCACCTAAATGAGAAAATAAAAAATAAGCCGGTAAATAGTTACATAAAGATCCTAAGGGGGTGGTTGTTTGACTCAAATAGACCAGAAGGAGCAGTATTAAAAGGATGGGTAGAATCAAGATTTGGCCTGATACCCACATTTCACAAAGGTAAAATAACCTCTTTGGACTGTGAAAACTATCTAAGATACCTTCAAGAAAGAATGAAATCAGAAGTTTCATCAAACCTCATAGATCATCAGTTTGACCTCCTTTATACCTACACCCAATATTGTATAAAAAATTTCTTCAGAAAATATATCCCTTACATAACACTTTATAGAGGTGTAAATAAAATTGAGGAATACGAAATATTAGAAAAGAAAAACAATAGCTATACCCTTTTGATAAATAATATATCATCTTTTTCTTTATCAAGAGAAATTGCCGAAACCTTCGGTGATTTTATAATTGAAATAAAAGTTCCTTTCACTAAAATAGTTTTTTTTCAAGATGTATTACCCATATTAAAGTTTTCGGGTGAAATGGAAATAATAGTCATTGGCGGTATCTACAACGCTAAAATCTCATATTTCTGA
- the draG gene encoding ADP-ribosyl-[dinitrogen reductase] hydrolase, translated as MKNFLNRAIAAYIGFAIGDAFGATTEFMTPNEIRSKYGVLRDIVGGGWLNLKPGEVTDDTGLCLALGNSILYAGGYDTVAAAESFVEWMKSKPVDIGNSTRLGILRYMKKKILYANVDEYSAGNGGLMRVLPLIIYSKGDVNVAIEMAQDQSRITHNNQLSDTAIGIYCHVLNELLLSGDKLSALKVASDCIKKHHVFSFSRYKGENSGYVVDTLRSVLHFYFDGNGFEDTLISTVNNGGDADTIGALTGALAGATYGVDAIPKRWVKKINKQLLSLISLQTILLVGGDSEKNMLILS; from the coding sequence ATGAAAAATTTTTTAAATAGAGCTATTGCAGCGTATATCGGTTTTGCTATAGGGGATGCATTCGGTGCTACCACTGAGTTTATGACACCAAATGAAATAAGATCTAAGTATGGTGTTTTAAGGGATATAGTTGGTGGTGGATGGCTTAATCTTAAGCCTGGGGAAGTTACTGATGATACAGGGCTTTGTTTGGCTCTTGGCAATTCGATATTGTATGCAGGTGGATATGATACTGTAGCTGCTGCTGAGTCTTTTGTTGAGTGGATGAAGAGCAAACCTGTAGATATAGGGAATTCCACAAGGCTGGGTATTTTAAGATATATGAAAAAAAAGATTCTTTATGCTAATGTGGATGAGTACTCTGCTGGCAATGGAGGATTGATGCGTGTGTTGCCTCTTATTATCTATTCAAAAGGTGATGTGAATGTTGCAATCGAAATGGCACAGGACCAATCGAGAATAACCCATAACAATCAACTCTCAGATACGGCCATTGGCATCTATTGTCATGTTTTGAATGAATTGCTTCTATCCGGTGACAAACTATCTGCATTAAAAGTAGCCTCTGATTGCATAAAAAAACATCATGTCTTTAGTTTTAGCAGGTATAAGGGGGAAAATTCTGGGTATGTTGTGGATACCCTACGTTCTGTTTTACATTTTTACTTTGATGGAAACGGTTTTGAAGATACATTGATCTCAACTGTAAATAACGGTGGCGATGCTGATACAATTGGAGCACTTACTGGCGCGTTAGCTGGGGCAACTTACGGTGTGGATGCTATCCCTAAGAGATGGGTGAAGAAGATAAATAAACAACTACTAAGTTTAATCAGTTTACAAACTATTTTACTTGTGGGTGGAGATAGTGAAAAAAATATGTTAATATTAAGT